Genomic segment of Pararhodobacter zhoushanensis:
GCCGCATCAGCACCGTCTCGGCCTGATCGTCGAGCGTATGGCCCAGCACAACCGCATCGACCCGCCCCCGCGCCCAGCCGCCGATCAGCGCCAGCCGCGCCGCGCGCGCCTCGTCCATCAGGTTGCCACCCTCAGGCCCCGTCCAGCGCAGCACCGTATGCGCCACCCCCAGCCGCGCACACAGCGCGGCAACGCCCAGGGCTTCCGCCGCGGCCTCGGGCCGCAAGCCGTGATCCACCGTCACCGCCGCCACGCGCGCCGCCCCCAGCGCCTCGACCGCCAGCACCAGCGCCGCCACCGAATCGCCGCCGCCGGACACCGCCACACCAAGGCGCGCGAAGCCTTCACAGCCCGCGCGCATCACAGCCAAAGGGGCCGGGCCTGTCACAGCCCCGCCCCTTCATCTGTCTCTAAATATCCTCGGGGGTGAATTCGCGGCACGCGAAGAGGGGGCAGAAAGCCCCCTGCCCGGCCAAAGCCTGCGGCCCCCGGCATTCTTAGCGCGACACGACCGTGGTCGCGCGGCGGTTCAGATCCCAGCAGCGTTGCGCGGCGCAGGCCTCGACCGGACGCTCTTTGCCGTAGCTGACGGTGCGGATGCGGCCCGAGGACACGCCCTCGCCGATCAGGAACTGCTGCACGCGCGCAGCACGGCGGGCACCCAGCGCGATGTTATACTCGCGCGTACCGCGCTCGTCGGCGTGGCCTTCGATCAGGATCGCATAGGTCGGATAGCGGTTCAGCCAGGCGGCCTGAGTGCGCAGGACGGTGACGCCCTCGGCGGTCAGGTCGCTGCTGTCCACGGTGAAGTGGACGGTGTCACCGATCGTCTGGTTGAAATACGCGATCGAGGTCGGATCGTTGGGATCCCCCAGCGCCGTCGACGAGATACCGCCAGCCCCGGCACCGCCATTGGTCAGGGGATCGTCATAGTCGCCGCCGCGAGGGTTGTTACACGCGGCCAATGCCAGTGCGGCGACGACCAGAATGGCCTTGGTCAGAATTTGCATCGTTTTCAGTCCTTGTTGTTCGGTCCTGCCCGACGCGCATCATAACAGATGCCGCGTCGCGGGGGAATCGGGCGGTGTTCACGGTACGCGGCGCACCGCGTGGGTTATGGGTTCAAACTTATGGCAGCAGGGGCGACCAGCTCGGGTCCGAGGCAGGCCCCGGCGTCGGCACCCGGCGCAGGTTGCGCCCGGTGATATCGACCGACATCAGCACCGGGTTGTTCCCGGCCTCTTCGCGCGCGAACATGATGACACGACCGTTTGGCGACCATGTCGGGCCCTCGTCCAGGAAGCTCTGGGTCAGGATCCGCTCGTTCGAACCATCGGTGCGCATCACGCCGATGTGGAAGCGCCCGTTGAGCTGCTTGGTAAACGCGATCAGATCGCCGCGCGGCGACCACACGGGTGTGGAATAGCGCCCCTGACCCTGGCTGATGCGGTTCTGCCCGCCGCCCTGCAAGCCCATGATATAAAGCTGCGACGCGCCGGTGCGGTCGCTTTCGAACACCACCTGCTGCCCGTCCGGCGAGAAGCTGGGCGCGGTGTCGATGGCATCGGTCTGCGTCAGCTGCCAGCGCTGGCCGCTGGCAAGGTTGAGCATGTAAAGGTCGGTCCGCCCGTCGACGGACAGCGAATAGACCACCGAGCCACCATCGGGCGAGAAACGCGGCGCGAAGGTCATTTCGCCCGGCTGATCGCCGAGCACCTGCCGACGGCGCGACGCGACATCCATCAGATAGATGCGCGGAAAGCCGGTCTCGTAGCTGGTGAACAGGATGCGGTCGCCGGTCGGCGAGAAGCGCGGCGCAAAGGTCAGCGACGTGCCGTCGGTCAGGTACTGCGTGTTCTCGCCGTCCTGATCCATGATCGCCACCTGCTTGCGCCGGTTGGTCGCCGGGCCGCTTTCGGCGATGAACACCACCTGACTGTCGAAATAGCCGGTCTCGCCGGTCAGGCGCATATAGACCTGATCCGACACCCGGTGCGCCATGCGCCGCCACGCATCGGTGCGCCCGTCCAGTTGCAGACCGTCGCCCAGCTGCTGGCCACTGACCACGTCGAACAGGCGGAACTTCACCGTGATCGTCGGCCCGTTCACCCGCACCGCGCCGGTGATCAGGGCGCGGGCGTTGATCGCGCGCCAATCGGCAAACTGCACCGGGCTGTCAAAGCTGGTGATCCGCCCGACATGCGCGGTCGGCGGGATTTCCCGCAGCAGGCCGGTGCCGCTGAGGTTGTTGGCGATCACCCGTGCGATCCCGGCGGTGTATTGCCCGCCCGCCGCGTTTTCGGCGACGAAATCGGGGATGGCAAAGGGCACCGGCTCGATCACGCCTTCGGTAATCTCGATGCGCAGGGGCGTCTGTGCCCGCGCAATGCCGGGGGCTACCGCGAAACCGGCCAGAAGTCCAAGCACGGGGCGGCGGGAAAATTGGGTCATCGTGTACTCATCCGTGCTGGGTTGAACGTGATTTCGACCAGTCGCCACTGATCATAAAGGTCCTGAGGCAATCCATAGCCATTGATACCACATTGAACGATGGCCTGTCGCCCGGCGTCAAACGCCGCGCGCACAGCGCCGATCGAGCCGCCCGATGCCTCGACCTCGCGGATCGAGGATTCGACGGGGCGGCCGTCGGGCGTCATTTCAAACGCGATGGTGATCACCACGTTCAGCGCCTCGGTCGACAGGATGCCGACGTTCCAGCAGGCCTCGATATTGAGGCGCAGCATATCGGCATCGGCCTGACTGAGCGTGGCGGTGGGCTCATCCAGAGCCGAGCCGAGCGCCTGCGCCAAAGCATCCTCGATTGCCCCCGAGATGGGGCTTTCGGTCGGTTCTTCG
This window contains:
- the pal gene encoding peptidoglycan-associated lipoprotein Pal, whose protein sequence is MQILTKAILVVAALALAACNNPRGGDYDDPLTNGGAGAGGISSTALGDPNDPTSIAYFNQTIGDTVHFTVDSSDLTAEGVTVLRTQAAWLNRYPTYAILIEGHADERGTREYNIALGARRAARVQQFLIGEGVSSGRIRTVSYGKERPVEACAAQRCWDLNRRATTVVSR
- the tolB gene encoding Tol-Pal system beta propeller repeat protein TolB translates to MTQFSRRPVLGLLAGFAVAPGIARAQTPLRIEITEGVIEPVPFAIPDFVAENAAGGQYTAGIARVIANNLSGTGLLREIPPTAHVGRITSFDSPVQFADWRAINARALITGAVRVNGPTITVKFRLFDVVSGQQLGDGLQLDGRTDAWRRMAHRVSDQVYMRLTGETGYFDSQVVFIAESGPATNRRKQVAIMDQDGENTQYLTDGTSLTFAPRFSPTGDRILFTSYETGFPRIYLMDVASRRRQVLGDQPGEMTFAPRFSPDGGSVVYSLSVDGRTDLYMLNLASGQRWQLTQTDAIDTAPSFSPDGQQVVFESDRTGASQLYIMGLQGGGQNRISQGQGRYSTPVWSPRGDLIAFTKQLNGRFHIGVMRTDGSNERILTQSFLDEGPTWSPNGRVIMFAREEAGNNPVLMSVDITGRNLRRVPTPGPASDPSWSPLLP